The sequence AAATTCCACAAATTGCAATACCACTTTGAGCTCTGTTTTTGCCACTTCTTGCAAgaaggaggaagaaaaaaacacattgtcTAAGTAAATGTAGAGAAGAGATGACATTCCCTTATCTGCAGCAGTAATATAACCCATTACTATGCCATCTGGTGGACACTGTATGGAACTGTAGCCTaccgttacattttttttttttttttttaccatagcgAACTGTGGTCCCCTGTTCTTTTAGCAATGACATGTTTGAGGTTGAGCTGCCTAATATATCTGTTTAGTTTCCTGTTACACCATATGCCTCAGATTTCACAATTCTTCTACAGGAGTCTAGGAAGCTAAAAGATGTTTCTCTACTTCCTCTTACTGCAGGATGTTTGATGTTGGTGGACAGAGGTCTGAGCGGAAAAAATGGATTCACTGCTTCGAGGGGGTGACAGCCATCATCTTCTGTGTGGCCCTCAGTGCCTATGACCTTGTCCTTGCAGAAGACGAGGAGATGGTGAGTAACTAAAGACTattctgatcactgctgtatagaTCAGGTCCATATTTGTCATGGCCAGTACACTGTATCTGTTGTTACATCTGCTATTTGTCTTCCACTCTACAGAACCGGATGCATGAAAGCATGAAGCTCTTTGACAGCATCTGCAACAATAAGTGGTTCACAGAGACATCCATTATTCTCTTCCTCAATAAGAAGGATCTGTTTGAAGAGAAGATCACCCACAGTCCACTCACCATCTGTTTCCCAGAATACACAGGTGAGATGTTGTACTGTTGTGACTGTTGTACATCACACTGATCCACTGTTTACTGTCCTATCCCTGATCTGCTTGCTAGCTCCATTGTGTATGTGCAGGTCAGCATTGTTGGTTGCACACCCTAGAGGTGGAATAAACATCACTGCTTGTGTTATTAATTTTCATATTCACACTCCAGCCCCATGTTCTCTTTTGTTTTTCAccatttccactttaattttgtaccTTATTCTTTGTAAGTGGTAGACTTTCAAAGTGGCCGTCCATATATTATGACTTTTGTGAGTATTTAGACATATTGGGAAGGAAATTAAGATTTACTAAACCACTAGTCTTCATTACTATTTTTATAATCTCTTTTCACCATCTGTGAATGGAAACTTTGTTTGTATTAAGGGTTATACATTTTCCACTTAGTAACGACTATAGCATTATAAAGGACATTATAAAGCCCCTAGACAGGCAGAGAGCCTTATTTTTTAAGCCTTatagtaaggctacattcacacgtcagtatctTTTCAAGGgtgaaaatctggatcctctatttttcatccgcaatctgcaaaaaaaaaaaataattcgtTTTGCATACGTATTGTGTTCCatatttttatccattttttgcggatccgcaaaaagtatgaagaaaaaagaaaggggggatggcaaaaatgatgtaattagctgtcccaaccccccaaaaaaggtcaCATAGTCATCTGGGGgccattttacagtcatttctatcaggaaggatatttctggcaggagTTTGGTGATATCATAAAAAATGGATCCATGATACGGATGGTTTTGCGGATTGAAATGTAGTCTCTGCAAATTttgccctctccatagacttctatgggggtctCCGTTCCGTAATGACAGACCGTATTACAAAATTTTTTTCACCACAGGTTGCAGATACACAAATTTACTGAATGTTTGAATAgcaccatagaaaataatgggttGTAACTGATTCAGTATTTCCAGGTCCGTtaaaactgatgcaaaatactaacattcacacatctgttgttctgtccgcaattgtgtACGGGGCTGCAATCTGTGCCAGAAAAAAAGGGCACGCTCTAATGTAAACCGCGTTTTGCGGCATGGATCGCTAGGGTAATGGAGTGTGAAAGTAGTGCTCCGTGGAGCACGGAGCACTgcagatgcacattcgtagtgcgggccGTGGTCACGGGCTGCACTAAGGGTGTGTTAATGGGGATCCAGGGGGGTCGCTCTTAGGTTAATTACAGAAGGAATTAAAGGTGGACCGGTGTGTCCTTTGCTTTTCAACAGGTGCTAACCAGTATGATGAAGCTGCAAGCTACATTCAGAGCAAGTTTGAAGACCTGAACAAGAGGCGTGACACCAAGGAAATCTACACACACTTCACCTGCGCAACTGACACGAAAAATGTCCAGTTTGTGTTTGATGCAGTTACAGATGTGATCATCAAAAATAACCTGAAGGACTGTGGTCTCTTCTAACCCCAGGGTGAGGGTCTACCTTTTTTTCATATGAATAGGGTGACAACATAGGAGGTGCAGATGAGAGGGTAAAATATAACTAAAGCTCTGTCAGGAGAAATCCAGTGCTCATGTCGTACAATATATAGGCCTTGGCATACTAATACTGTCTAGCAGTTAGACAGGGTAAACTTAACTTGACCAGGGAtgagcttttgcaaaactacaattcccatgatccCTGGACTGTcagggtagttttgcaacagctggagggtcgaaggttccccatccctggaaaAGACATTTATCACAGTCtgtctgtctgataaatctggcGTACCCTAGACCAACCATTAGCTGGTTTACTTTACTTCAAAATAATGGACCACGCATTTGCACAGAAGCCATACCCCCTTTCCATCAAGGCACAAAGGTGTGTTGACACGTAACGGAATGGCAGCAGACAGGAGTGGAATTGCAGCAAAATTCGctacaaactcgcagtgtgaaatttgCTGTGattccgttgtgtgaacccaCCGTTATTGTAAGTTACACCAGATTTATTtagatcctgtattatattctacTGCTGCACTTACTGTTGTGCTGGTATCACTAGGCATATACACATGTTGTATATCTTTGATCCTGAATTGCATTCTGTATAATAACTTATTGCTGCTGGTTGTTATTGTTAGTGTACAGACACCCTAACAGCTTAGCTGAACCCCTGTAGTGATCAGGGGAAGTTCACTTTTATTCATCAGATGATTAAATAGTAACCTGGGCAACCTTTGTGCAGACattgggagatttcagctctgaagctgcacAATAGAAAGATCACTTTGCTTGTTGTTGTATTGGTGCTCTGGGGTCCCTGTGACCAGATAAAGGTTGTAGTTCCTCCTAAGGTTGTGGCTGATAATTTCCTTTTCTTCTTGCAGAGTCTGTGGTCGTCAGCAGGAGACGGGGGAGTAGAGAGCATTTTGCCCCTCTtggattttacactttttatcctGGGTGTCTCATTTTGTAATTAACCTGTCCTCTGCTGGATGGAGTCTGCTGTGGGGAGCAGCACTCTATGCAAGGCTGAGCTTTGCCATGttgttttattaaccccttatacCTTCACCCCTGGAagttctgcactcccctctgccTCCTGAAGAAGCCGAGGCGgtcatgttttgtttttgtttttttttctggttcttCAGATGTTTAAAGCACAACTTGTGTCACAGAGAGGCAGAGGGCAGTGGGGGCAGAACAGCGCAGGGGTTGGATTTCCCACAGCCTCCTATTCCAGGATTGCCTTGGACATTTTCATAGTGTGCATTTTCAGTTGCCAAGGCCGCAGGGCTTTGTGCATGTAACGGTTTCATTGCAGTTAACTCCTTGATAACAAGGAGCAGCACACAGCAGCCATAAGAGCGTAGACCCATGGAGCAGCCGCAGCTTTAACGCATTCAAGTCCAGGGATGATTTAAACCTGTGCTCGTTCCTGGGCTGCAGCTTTTCTTGGTTTGTTGGTATTGATTGTGTCTTTCTGTATCATATTCATTTCATTGCTAGTGGGACGTATAGAGCAACATCCATTCACCAGTCTCCCCTGTCCGCTAGATACCACGTGCATAGCACTTCACCACTGGTGGTTTAACCCCTCTGAAATTCACATTCCTGTAAGAGAAAGGGTGTAATagaaaaaagtaagtgaacctaGACTCTAGATGTGTGGCTGGCAGCACTGTCCCTATGTCTGTGGGGGATAGCTGACATTTGGCCCCCGGAGATCATTACCTGTAGCTTTTGTGCCTTCAGCTGTTCTgtgtggtttttgttttttaatatttttatgttttatcttAATATTGTAACTGTAGCTCAGCACATAACAGGATAATATAAGAGCTGCCTCCAATAGCTTTCTCCATCTTGAGGTCCCTCCCCAatcttattttaagttgtttgCCTTCTTTGCTGTACAGTTATTCCACAGTCCCCTGCTCTTCCCACCACACATTATCACGACTGAACCCCATTCATGAGCCCTGTTATCCGGGCCAGTGGCATCTGGTTCAGGTCTTCATTGTTCATACATTGTTAATGTATCAGATGCTCTGTCACTGAAGGGGGTTTTAAGACGTGACAACTTTCCTAAGCTTAATTTATTTTACTGAGGTCATGTGGCCCCCGCGCTGTAGCTGGATTCCGGCTCTCAttatggagggagggatgctGACTGTAAAGAGATGGCAACAGACATGGACCAAAACTTATACGACAGCAGGTGTTGACCCACCCCCCTCAGAAGAGGCAGCCATTGTGTGAGTAGGGACAATGTTCAGAATCATACAGCTTGGCTGTGCAGTAGAAATCAGTACCTCATACTTCAGCAAGGTTGATAAGTGCCTCTGCTTCAGTTCTGGTTTCCAGCAAATGGTTGTGCTGTGTTGTTCGGCTCACACAGCGGCTGTCTCCCTGATTGATGTATGGCTGGTTGCCCTTAGATCTGGGGGTGTGATGTACATTGCTTAATCCCCGCCAgagctgttctctctctctccccctccccaatgtctttaaatattttttttttttttggttctctCTATGAAATTGTTCACAaagttttaaataataaaatgtagAAATTTGTACCTGGCCTGTTTATTTATCTTCACTACTGTACTGAGACCTCCCGGAGCGCCCCATGGACAGTGTGGTCTATGTGTCTTATGACGTTTACAGTATATTGCAGGTCTGCTCTGTTTCCATATGACATTTGCAGTATATTACAGTCCTGTGCCATAATACTGTACAATGTTTTTGGGGAAGGAGTTTTGATGATGCATTGGAGAAAGGCCACTTCatgtggacttaaaggggttatcctggcttaagcccctattacacagattaaCGGCAGTATATCGCTGCTatgttcaacatgttgaaagacaaacgacagacaacgatcagccaacatcgttcatgtcggctgatcattgtcttctattacacaagacgattagcagccgtaacagccgatattggctgaatgcggccgataatcgcttaaagtgtaaaagggcctttagaaaGTACAGTAGCTTTTCACCAGAAAAAGCACCATTCACTTCATCAGTATGGGTgtggtcagttccattgaagtgaatgaagccaagctgtaataccacaaccTGGAGACGGGGGTAgtactgtttctgcaagaaagtagctgttttttacATTCCTAGATAACCCTTCAACACCAAACCGAACTACCTCAAGCAGCCTTCCTCTAAAAATttattttaagggtgccttcacacctaccggatccacagcggatctcacttctgcggattcaaagcgagaaccgctgcggatccggtaccattcacccctatgatagcacatattcgcatcCCGCTGTGAATGTGCTTTCCcgccgctgtccgcagccctgccgccgcattagcccatcctcggccgcatcccccatctccggctgCATCCCACATCCCCGCATCCcttatccccggccgcatcctgcagcccgccgccgagagcataaagtacctgctcggcggcgcagctgcagtgaggctccggtCCCGCGAGCCTCACTGCGGGCGCGCCgacgagcaggtactttatgctctcggcggcgggctgcaggatgcggccggagatggggatGTTGCCTGGGGATGttgccgaggatgggctaatgcggcggcggggctgcggacagcggggggttaaagcacatattcacagcaggatgttaatcccgctgcgaatatgtgctatcataggggtgaatggtaccggatccgcagcggttctcgcttcgaatccgcagaagtgagatccgctgtgaaggcaccctaaagaagttTTCCAGGAAAGGGAAAAATAGGAGATCGTGGGGGTCCCGATCTCTGTACCCCGGACGATCTCCATCTGGGACcctggc is a genomic window of Dendropsophus ebraccatus isolate aDenEbr1 chromosome 4, aDenEbr1.pat, whole genome shotgun sequence containing:
- the GNAI2 gene encoding guanine nucleotide-binding protein G(i) subunit alpha-2 isoform X2; amino-acid sequence: MKIIHEDGYSEEECRQYRAVVYSNTIQSIMAIIKAMGNLKIDFGDTARADDARQLFALSSTAEEQGILPDDLAGVIRRLWADQGVQACFNRSREYQLNDSAAYYLNDLERIARSDYVPTQQDVLRTRVKTTGIVETHFTFKDLHFKMFDVGGQRSERKKWIHCFEGVTAIIFCVALSAYDLVLAEDEEMNRMHESMKLFDSICNNKWFTETSIILFLNKKDLFEEKITHSPLTICFPEYTGANQYDEAASYIQSKFEDLNKRRDTKEIYTHFTCATDTKNVQFVFDAVTDVIIKNNLKDCGLF